A single genomic interval of Sporosarcina sp. ANT_H38 harbors:
- a CDS encoding methyl-accepting chemotaxis protein codes for MVLRNASIGRKMFILISLSIVIFFVIGGTGFYYMQQMKNNSEQMYQDALLPIKWQSQISTNNRAVDGYSLEMLLSSDDSVKQELKGLITERIDENKELENSLKISLLSDVQVDRIVQFEESYENYITELQKVMDLALAGKSELGYNKYQQELKMEIEDTNVHLQEIGAYLEKYADDLDTSITKSVQTSNTIVITVIILSLILEVALGYVIARMIVSPLKEIETLMVEAENGNLTVEGKYRSKDEIGILTISFNSMMSRLRELMRQVNNTSEQVAASSEELTASAEESTKASEEVAHTIQDVAFGAERQVEGTKESQRIAEEMAGSIHLIASSTQGISANAIETSQKALEGNEAIQSTIKQMSSINVTVSQLSHVVEGLGERSRDIGNIIEEITNIATQTNLLALNAAIESARAGEHGKGFAVVADEVRKLAEQSARSAQRIAQMIALIQEETQVAVQSMAQTTSEVTDGIVVVNKAGESFAQIRISIDDVASQLQGVSVAAQQISVGIDQVLQSEQALAEIAENAASGTQNVAASTEEQLASMEEIAASAESLAHLAVDLQEQIEFFKV; via the coding sequence ATGGTCTTACGAAATGCTAGTATAGGTAGAAAAATGTTTATCTTAATATCGCTCTCGATCGTCATTTTTTTCGTGATTGGGGGAACCGGGTTTTACTACATGCAACAAATGAAGAATAACTCTGAACAAATGTATCAGGATGCGCTATTACCTATAAAGTGGCAGTCTCAAATTAGTACCAATAATCGGGCTGTCGACGGATATTCATTGGAGATGTTGCTTTCATCTGATGACAGTGTGAAACAAGAATTAAAAGGGCTAATTACTGAGCGAATAGATGAAAATAAAGAGCTGGAAAATAGCTTGAAAATAAGTTTATTATCTGACGTGCAAGTAGATAGGATTGTCCAATTTGAAGAAAGTTATGAAAACTATATAACAGAACTACAGAAAGTCATGGACCTTGCTTTAGCTGGTAAAAGTGAGTTAGGTTATAATAAATATCAGCAAGAGTTGAAAATGGAAATAGAAGATACGAATGTGCACCTACAAGAAATCGGAGCTTATTTAGAGAAATATGCAGACGATTTAGATACGAGTATTACAAAAAGCGTTCAAACGAGTAATACTATCGTAATTACGGTCATTATCCTTTCGCTTATTTTAGAAGTTGCGCTTGGGTACGTAATTGCTCGTATGATTGTAAGTCCACTCAAAGAGATTGAGACGTTAATGGTTGAAGCAGAAAATGGTAATCTAACAGTCGAAGGGAAATACCGCTCAAAAGATGAGATAGGTATTTTAACTATTTCATTTAACAGTATGATGTCTAGGCTACGAGAATTGATGAGACAAGTAAATAATACTTCTGAACAAGTAGCGGCTTCGTCGGAAGAATTGACAGCGAGTGCAGAAGAATCCACAAAGGCTAGTGAAGAGGTTGCACACACCATTCAAGACGTGGCATTTGGTGCTGAGCGCCAAGTGGAAGGTACGAAGGAGAGCCAGAGAATCGCTGAGGAAATGGCTGGAAGTATCCATTTAATTGCATCAAGTACGCAAGGGATTTCTGCGAATGCAATTGAAACATCGCAAAAAGCATTAGAAGGAAACGAAGCGATTCAATCCACTATTAAACAAATGAGCTCCATAAATGTGACGGTCTCTCAATTATCGCATGTGGTGGAAGGGTTGGGCGAACGATCCCGAGATATTGGGAATATCATTGAAGAGATTACAAACATCGCAACACAGACAAATCTGTTAGCATTAAATGCCGCGATTGAATCTGCAAGAGCCGGTGAACATGGAAAAGGATTTGCTGTTGTGGCGGATGAGGTTCGTAAATTAGCCGAACAATCAGCTAGATCAGCTCAAAGAATCGCTCAAATGATTGCTTTGATACAAGAGGAAACCCAAGTTGCCGTTCAGTCAATGGCACAAACGACAAGTGAAGTAACTGATGGGATTGTAGTAGTAAACAAAGCGGGAGAATCATTTGCACAAATCCGTATTTCAATAGATGATGTAGCAAGTCAGTTACAGGGTGTCTCCGTTGCAGCTCAACAAATATCGGTTGGGATCGATCAAGTGCTCCAATCAGAGCAAGCGTTAGCTGAAATTGCAGAAAACGCTGCATCTGGAACGCAAAATGTCGCGGCTTCTACAGAAGAACAGTTGGCATCTATGGAGGAAATTGCAGCATCGGCAGAGTCGTTGGCCCATCTAGCTGTAGATTTACAAGAACAAATTGAATTCTTTAAAGTTTGA
- a CDS encoding MBOAT family protein, with amino-acid sequence MVFSSLLFLFFFLPTTLLLYFCGSRKMKNGILLTVSLIFYAWGEPVYIFLMIFSAITDYCHGLFIQKYRLTAPLKAKLGLLSSIIINLSLLSFFKYADFLIENINNLFGMNVNALDLPLPIGLSFYTFQTMSYAIDVYRGRVKAQRNPLTLALYVCLFPQLIAGPIVRYEIIEHELKNRRVTLDQFSEGVKIFLIGLGKKVLLANNIGFLWSEIQQQSPAELSVLSAWMGIAAFGLQLYFDFSGYSDMAIGLGKMFGFNFPQNFNYPFASRSITDFWRRWHMTLGGWFRDYVYIPLGGSRKGKYRLYLNLFIVWGLTGLWHGAAWNFVAWGLYFGVLIAIEKAGLLVLLNKMHPIFQHIYAFIIIMISWVLFVFEDLSMSFTYLKIMFGFSGQALVNERFMYDAYTNVILFLLAFIGSVPIWKVLRNKMTRWHNLIDEILIPVFCLLILVLSTAYLADDSYNPFLYFRF; translated from the coding sequence GTGGTATTCAGTAGCTTATTATTTCTATTTTTCTTTTTACCAACTACATTACTCCTTTATTTTTGCGGTTCAAGAAAGATGAAAAATGGCATTCTCCTTACTGTTAGCCTTATCTTTTATGCGTGGGGAGAACCTGTTTATATATTTTTAATGATTTTTTCAGCTATTACAGATTATTGTCACGGGCTATTTATACAAAAATACAGGTTAACTGCACCGCTTAAAGCGAAGCTCGGATTACTTTCATCTATTATTATTAATCTAAGTTTATTGTCTTTTTTCAAATATGCAGATTTCCTTATTGAAAACATCAATAATTTATTCGGCATGAATGTAAATGCCTTAGACCTTCCATTACCGATTGGCTTATCTTTTTACACATTTCAAACGATGTCGTATGCAATTGACGTGTATCGTGGACGGGTGAAAGCACAACGAAATCCGTTGACGCTAGCGTTATACGTTTGTTTATTTCCGCAGCTTATTGCAGGACCCATTGTACGATACGAAATTATTGAACATGAACTTAAAAACAGACGTGTTACGCTTGATCAATTCTCAGAAGGTGTGAAAATTTTTCTTATCGGGCTTGGTAAGAAGGTGTTGCTCGCCAATAACATAGGATTTTTATGGAGTGAAATTCAGCAGCAAAGTCCTGCTGAATTATCAGTATTGTCGGCTTGGATGGGGATTGCGGCGTTCGGCTTGCAACTGTATTTCGATTTCAGCGGTTATTCTGATATGGCAATCGGCCTCGGAAAAATGTTCGGGTTTAATTTTCCGCAAAACTTCAATTATCCATTTGCTTCCCGCAGTATCACGGATTTTTGGCGTAGATGGCATATGACGCTAGGCGGTTGGTTCCGGGACTATGTGTATATACCACTAGGCGGGAGTAGAAAAGGTAAATACAGGCTCTATCTAAATTTATTCATCGTTTGGGGTCTGACCGGATTATGGCATGGAGCTGCATGGAATTTCGTGGCTTGGGGTCTTTACTTTGGTGTATTGATTGCGATTGAAAAAGCAGGGTTACTGGTTTTACTTAATAAAATGCATCCGATTTTTCAACATATTTACGCGTTTATTATCATCATGATTAGTTGGGTACTATTTGTTTTTGAAGACCTTTCTATGAGCTTTACCTACTTGAAAATCATGTTTGGATTTTCGGGACAAGCATTGGTAAATGAGCGATTCATGTACGATGCGTATACAAATGTAATTCTCTTTCTATTAGCTTTTATTGGCTCGGTTCCAATTTGGAAAGTGTTGAGGAATAAAATGACACGTTGGCATAACTTGATTGACGAAATTTTAATTCCTGTATTTTGTTTACTCATTCTTGTCTTGTCGACCGCTTACTTAGCGGATGATTCATACAACCCATTTCTTTATTTTCGCTTCTAG
- the dacB gene encoding D-alanyl-D-alanine carboxypeptidase/D-alanyl-D-alanine-endopeptidase: MKKRRKRRKLIIALTVIATIVTLMIGMKQQDNNEVSLDKITVPVAKIQEPDMLPIDSDKMPKIDEILNDPRLQGATTGISIRKASTGEIVYSNLGDTRVHPASVMKLLTGVAALETLGEDHTFKTELYMDGRIENGVIHGNLYLRGRGDPTLTKNDLKAFASELKARGIRSITGNVYGDDYWYDSIRLSQDLNWSDEPFYTGSQVSALTLSPNDDYDSGTVIVEVYPATKSGQAGKISMVPANNYLTIVNKTQTVAKKGKKSIQVERQHGSNTLIVSGTIPAGAKKTRTWSSVWEPTNYALNIFKEAVEQQGISFSITPKVGRKKVPKGASLVASKQSMPLKELFIPFLKLSNNGHAEVLVKEMGRVIGGVGSWDKGLAVMEGVLADMGLDAKNMLLRDGSGMSHKNLVTANEVTRLLEVAQKKPWYPTFLNALPVAGNGERFIGGTLRHRMKGTAAEGNVQAKTGALNGVAALSGYVTTKDGELLIFSVMVNNYLSDRTVEVLDAIAITLANYRK, translated from the coding sequence TTGAAAAAGAGGCGTAAAAGAAGGAAGTTAATAATTGCACTTACAGTGATTGCAACAATCGTGACACTGATGATTGGGATGAAACAACAGGATAATAATGAGGTTTCATTGGACAAAATCACAGTGCCTGTCGCTAAAATTCAAGAACCTGATATGCTCCCTATTGACTCTGATAAAATGCCTAAAATTGACGAGATCCTGAACGATCCAAGGTTACAAGGTGCGACAACTGGAATCAGCATTCGGAAAGCGTCGACCGGTGAAATTGTCTATTCCAATCTTGGCGATACGCGGGTTCACCCTGCATCTGTTATGAAGCTGCTGACAGGTGTAGCGGCACTTGAAACACTAGGAGAAGACCATACGTTCAAAACAGAATTGTACATGGATGGACGGATTGAGAACGGCGTAATTCATGGCAATCTCTATTTAAGAGGTAGAGGTGATCCGACACTGACGAAAAATGATTTAAAAGCATTTGCTTCCGAATTAAAAGCGAGAGGAATCCGCTCCATCACTGGAAACGTATACGGGGATGACTATTGGTATGACAGCATTCGGCTTTCTCAAGACTTGAACTGGTCCGATGAACCCTTCTATACAGGTTCCCAAGTATCGGCACTTACGCTGTCGCCGAATGATGATTACGACTCAGGAACTGTGATTGTCGAAGTGTATCCTGCCACGAAATCGGGACAAGCGGGTAAAATCAGCATGGTGCCAGCGAATAACTATCTTACAATTGTTAACAAGACGCAAACTGTAGCTAAAAAAGGTAAGAAAAGTATCCAAGTTGAACGGCAGCATGGTTCAAATACGCTTATTGTTTCCGGTACAATTCCGGCAGGCGCAAAAAAAACACGCACATGGTCCTCTGTCTGGGAACCCACGAATTACGCACTAAACATATTTAAGGAGGCCGTTGAACAACAAGGCATTTCATTTTCTATAACACCGAAAGTCGGGCGCAAAAAAGTTCCTAAAGGAGCTAGTTTAGTGGCATCAAAGCAATCAATGCCGTTAAAAGAGTTGTTTATTCCATTTTTAAAACTAAGCAACAATGGACATGCCGAAGTACTTGTCAAAGAGATGGGGCGTGTGATTGGCGGTGTAGGTAGTTGGGATAAAGGACTTGCCGTCATGGAAGGAGTCCTTGCTGATATGGGACTTGATGCGAAGAATATGCTACTTCGAGACGGATCAGGTATGTCACATAAAAACCTTGTCACTGCGAATGAAGTAACGAGATTGCTCGAAGTAGCACAAAAGAAACCCTGGTATCCGACATTCCTAAATGCACTTCCCGTAGCAGGAAATGGAGAACGGTTTATCGGTGGTACATTGCGTCATCGCATGAAAGGAACTGCGGCGGAGGGGAATGTCCAAGCGAAGACGGGAGCGTTGAACGGGGTTGCTGCGTTGTCGGGATATGTGACAACAAAAGATGGCGAGCTGCTTATATTTTCAGTTATGGTTAACAATTACTTAAGCGACAGAACGGTCGAAGTACTAGACGCTATTGCCATCACATTGGCGAATTATCGAAAGTGA
- a CDS encoding acetyl-CoA hydrolase/transferase family protein, with protein sequence MENFMDRIKNVQLRDVVVSPEEAASWIKDGMTLGLSGFTRAGDAKAVPLALVKRAETEQFKVNVYTGASLGSDVDRLFAEANIVHKRLPFQADPTMRKKINEGELLFVDHHLSHTAELIRAEVIEPIDFAILEAVSITEDGMIIPTTSVGNSLTFAQHAKSIIIEINMAQSLQLEGLHDIYDPGKQGERSPIQLMKVDDRIGTIGIPFDVSKVKGIVFTNQLDSPSTIDAPDHETEIMAEHLLAFLRTEVQAGRLTKCLAPLQSGIGSVANAVLHGMINSEFEELEVYSEVLQDAVFDLIDAGKVCFASCASITLSEKKMAHVFNNFEKYRDKLIMRPQEISNHPEIIRRLGLISINTALELDIYGNVNSTHVSGTKMMNGIGGSGDFARNARLAIFVTKSIAKGGNISSIVPFVSHVDHTEHDVDVIVTEQGYADLRGLAPRERVELIIERCVHPMYRDQLRAYYEEALERGGHTPHVLEKAFSWHTNLAKNGTMLELVEELTY encoded by the coding sequence ATGGAAAACTTTATGGATCGAATTAAAAACGTTCAATTAAGAGACGTCGTTGTCTCACCAGAAGAAGCGGCGTCTTGGATTAAAGATGGCATGACACTTGGGCTAAGCGGATTTACACGCGCTGGTGACGCGAAAGCGGTTCCATTGGCATTGGTAAAACGTGCAGAAACAGAACAATTTAAAGTGAATGTTTATACGGGTGCATCGTTAGGGTCTGATGTTGATCGATTGTTTGCTGAAGCTAATATTGTACATAAAAGATTACCTTTTCAAGCCGATCCGACGATGAGGAAAAAGATTAATGAAGGTGAACTTCTATTTGTGGATCATCATTTGTCGCATACAGCTGAACTCATTCGCGCGGAAGTTATCGAGCCAATTGACTTTGCAATTTTGGAAGCGGTTTCAATTACCGAAGATGGAATGATTATTCCAACGACGTCTGTTGGAAACTCGTTGACGTTTGCACAACATGCCAAGTCGATCATTATTGAAATAAATATGGCACAGTCTCTACAATTGGAGGGGCTGCATGATATATATGATCCTGGTAAGCAGGGTGAAAGATCACCGATTCAATTAATGAAAGTGGATGACAGGATTGGAACAATTGGCATTCCGTTCGACGTGTCAAAAGTGAAAGGAATCGTCTTTACGAATCAATTGGACTCACCATCGACGATTGATGCACCAGATCATGAAACGGAAATCATGGCAGAGCATTTATTAGCGTTCTTACGCACCGAAGTTCAGGCGGGCAGATTGACTAAGTGCCTTGCTCCATTGCAGTCAGGAATTGGTTCGGTAGCTAATGCAGTTCTTCATGGAATGATTAACTCCGAGTTTGAGGAGTTAGAAGTGTATTCAGAAGTGTTACAGGATGCTGTATTCGATTTGATCGATGCAGGGAAAGTTTGTTTTGCTTCTTGTGCTTCAATTACGTTATCCGAAAAGAAGATGGCTCACGTATTTAATAACTTTGAGAAGTATCGTGATAAGCTCATCATGCGTCCGCAGGAAATTTCGAATCATCCAGAAATTATCCGTCGTTTGGGCTTAATCTCCATCAATACTGCACTTGAATTGGATATCTACGGAAATGTCAATTCAACGCATGTTTCGGGAACGAAAATGATGAACGGTATCGGCGGTTCAGGTGATTTTGCCCGCAATGCACGCCTTGCCATTTTTGTTACGAAATCAATTGCAAAGGGTGGAAATATTTCAAGTATTGTTCCGTTCGTTTCACATGTTGACCACACAGAGCATGACGTCGACGTTATTGTAACAGAACAAGGCTATGCAGATTTACGTGGACTTGCTCCAAGGGAACGTGTTGAACTTATTATTGAGCGTTGTGTGCATCCGATGTATCGCGATCAACTTCGTGCCTATTACGAAGAGGCGCTTGAAAGAGGCGGTCATACGCCACACGTCTTGGAAAAGGCATTCTCGTGGCATACAAATTTAGCGAAGAACGGCACTATGCTTGAGCTGGTAGAAGAACTCACTTATTAA
- a CDS encoding PhoU family transcriptional regulator, with product MKKLLSCLSCIFILVACSNEDNANLDKETVITKEFVEEYAKVGLTYSEVREKFGTEELADVVDNTETWLYDSSQHNDFKYDRSLEAVAFDEIKSDNLDYQLYINFIEEKSYMYSYFYKGEDGKVWQYQIAPNSEPSSKSVSN from the coding sequence ATGAAAAAATTATTAAGTTGTTTAAGTTGTATTTTTATTCTTGTTGCTTGTTCAAATGAAGACAATGCTAACTTGGACAAAGAAACTGTAATTACAAAAGAATTTGTAGAGGAATATGCAAAAGTTGGTTTAACTTACAGTGAAGTTAGGGAAAAGTTTGGAACTGAAGAACTTGCAGATGTAGTTGATAACACAGAAACTTGGCTTTATGATTCGTCCCAACATAATGACTTTAAGTATGACCGAAGTTTAGAAGCCGTAGCTTTTGATGAAATAAAATCCGACAATCTTGACTATCAGTTGTATATTAACTTTATTGAAGAAAAATCCTATATGTACTCATATTTCTATAAAGGTGAAGACGGAAAGGTTTGGCAATATCAAATAGCTCCGAACAGTGAGCCTTCAAGTAAATCAGTAAGTAATTAA
- a CDS encoding LytTR family DNA-binding domain-containing protein → MENLSLSSLLDVIGELLSDEVSIAVSNTEEYLYYLPSKRVDLKIRQGDLVKEGTIAYKAISQKQKVSEFINRDVFGVPYHGMAVPFYDGKLLGGCVTAIYPAYTDGKSVVTVKTNDGWIPVPFADVKYVEVNDRKTYVVAEGFLGTHKNTLQEFEYLLPRESFVRCHRSFIVNVHHIKGIYPDSHSTFVLEMNNETRIPVSQSYSSYFRKLLGF, encoded by the coding sequence TTGGAGAATTTAAGCCTCAGTTCATTATTAGATGTTATTGGAGAATTGCTTTCAGATGAAGTCTCGATTGCTGTGTCAAATACAGAAGAGTATCTCTATTATCTTCCTAGTAAACGGGTTGATTTGAAAATTAGGCAGGGTGATTTAGTAAAAGAGGGGACAATTGCATATAAGGCAATCTCCCAGAAACAAAAGGTATCCGAGTTCATTAACCGCGATGTATTTGGTGTCCCTTATCACGGGATGGCTGTTCCGTTTTACGATGGTAAGTTGTTAGGGGGCTGTGTCACCGCGATTTACCCGGCTTATACAGACGGGAAATCTGTGGTTACAGTTAAAACAAATGATGGATGGATTCCTGTGCCTTTCGCAGATGTGAAGTATGTGGAAGTGAATGACAGAAAAACGTACGTAGTGGCAGAGGGATTTTTAGGTACTCATAAAAACACGTTACAAGAATTCGAGTATTTATTGCCACGTGAGTCATTTGTCCGTTGCCACCGTTCATTTATTGTTAATGTCCATCATATTAAAGGGATTTATCCTGATTCGCATTCGACTTTTGTCCTGGAAATGAATAATGAAACACGAATTCCGGTAAGTCAATCGTATTCCAGTTACTTTCGCAAATTATTAGGGTTTTAA
- the rluF gene encoding 23S rRNA pseudouridine(2604) synthase RluF: protein MRINKYLSEAGIVSRRGADKWIEDGRITINGQLAELGSKVESGDEVRADGKLVKSEEQLVYLVLNKPVGITSTTERHIKGNVIDFVNHPLRIFHIGRLDKDSDGLLLLTNDGDIVNEILREENGHEKEYIVTVDQPITKEFIRQMEAGVPILDTVTKPCKVKQLGPRKFNMTLTQGLNRQIRRMCSALGYNVRKLQRTRIMNVHLGDLPNGQWRDLTEQELSGMFKMLNYEPKR, encoded by the coding sequence ATGAGAATCAATAAATATTTAAGCGAAGCTGGGATTGTTTCACGTCGCGGTGCGGATAAATGGATAGAAGATGGTCGTATTACAATTAACGGGCAGCTAGCTGAGCTCGGCAGTAAAGTTGAAAGCGGCGACGAAGTACGGGCTGACGGAAAACTCGTGAAGTCGGAAGAGCAACTCGTCTATCTTGTGCTCAATAAACCCGTCGGCATTACAAGTACGACAGAACGTCATATTAAAGGCAATGTCATCGACTTCGTCAACCATCCACTACGTATTTTTCATATCGGGCGGCTCGACAAAGATTCAGACGGACTTCTTCTTCTTACAAATGACGGCGATATCGTCAATGAAATCTTACGTGAAGAAAATGGTCACGAAAAAGAATATATCGTCACTGTCGACCAACCGATCACGAAGGAATTCATCAGACAGATGGAGGCCGGTGTCCCGATATTAGATACGGTGACAAAACCATGTAAAGTAAAACAACTGGGTCCGCGCAAATTCAACATGACATTGACTCAAGGTTTGAACCGTCAAATCCGCCGCATGTGTTCTGCACTCGGCTACAATGTACGGAAATTACAACGAACACGGATTATGAACGTCCATCTCGGTGACTTGCCTAATGGGCAATGGCGTGATTTGACCGAGCAAGAACTGTCAGGAATGTTCAAGATGTTGAACTATGAACCGAAACGTTAA
- a CDS encoding VOC family protein: protein MFVSNLKSIGQIGIPVKEINRAILFYKDLLELPLLFNTDLMAFFNCDGVRLMLSLPEKEQFENASSVLYFQVDDITASYNQLKEKGVSFIDKPHLITKMGSTETWMVFFNDTEGNTHALMSEVEV, encoded by the coding sequence ATTTTCGTGTCAAATTTAAAAAGTATTGGCCAAATTGGGATACCTGTAAAAGAAATCAATCGAGCTATTTTATTTTACAAAGATTTACTTGAACTACCGCTTTTATTCAACACGGACTTAATGGCTTTCTTCAACTGCGACGGTGTCCGCCTTATGCTTAGTCTTCCCGAAAAGGAACAGTTCGAAAACGCGAGTTCCGTCCTTTATTTTCAAGTAGACGACATCACAGCAAGCTATAATCAATTGAAAGAAAAAGGAGTCTCTTTCATTGATAAACCTCATTTAATCACCAAAATGGGTTCAACCGAAACATGGATGGTATTTTTCAATGATACCGAAGGGAATACACATGCACTGATGAGTGAAGTTGAGGTTTAA
- a CDS encoding DHHW family protein translates to MSIHKKCFVGAFLLFIFGIGLFNVVASDRAFSDRENRPLAQMPEWTLPNFYSGKLTARFETYMSDQFIWKDGWVRLKAMSERASLKKENNGVFFGKDGFLIEPFEKPGEQFDKNIDYVKRFAANAEGIRSYVLLAPTSIALYEDKLPLFAQTYSEKDAFETAKEKLSSVVEVIDVYDALKSQSNEQIYFKTDHHWTMRGAYLAYRESAKTLGIKPYEEDDFRIETVTENFFGTLHSKTNAIGIKPDKIEVFLPNFETTQMVTYEDGRQSESLYEWDYLEKKDKYSLFLDGNHTLVKIKTGVKNSRKLAIIKDSYAHAFIPFLANHFEEIHVLDLRYYHSDVLRYLNDQNISEVLFLYNVANFTKDPNVIWLSQST, encoded by the coding sequence TTGTCTATTCATAAAAAGTGTTTTGTAGGTGCATTTCTGTTATTCATTTTTGGAATAGGTTTATTCAATGTGGTAGCTAGTGACCGTGCTTTCTCTGATAGAGAAAACCGTCCATTAGCACAAATGCCTGAATGGACATTGCCAAATTTTTATTCTGGAAAGTTAACGGCGCGTTTTGAAACGTACATGTCTGATCAGTTTATTTGGAAAGATGGTTGGGTGAGGTTGAAAGCGATGTCGGAAAGGGCTTCATTGAAAAAAGAAAATAATGGGGTGTTCTTCGGAAAAGATGGATTCCTAATCGAACCGTTTGAAAAACCTGGCGAACAGTTTGATAAAAACATTGACTATGTAAAAAGGTTTGCTGCAAATGCAGAAGGTATTCGGTCGTATGTATTACTTGCTCCAACTTCGATTGCGTTATATGAGGATAAACTGCCACTGTTTGCTCAAACATACAGCGAAAAAGATGCATTTGAAACCGCGAAAGAAAAATTGTCTTCCGTAGTGGAGGTAATTGATGTATACGATGCGCTCAAATCGCAAAGTAACGAGCAAATCTATTTTAAAACAGATCACCATTGGACGATGCGGGGTGCATATTTAGCTTATAGAGAATCCGCGAAAACATTGGGAATAAAACCATATGAAGAAGACGATTTTCGTATTGAAACAGTAACGGAAAACTTTTTCGGGACACTCCATTCTAAGACAAATGCAATCGGTATTAAGCCGGACAAGATTGAAGTTTTTCTGCCGAATTTTGAAACTACTCAAATGGTGACCTATGAAGATGGGCGGCAATCTGAGTCACTGTACGAATGGGATTATCTTGAGAAAAAGGATAAGTATTCGCTATTTTTGGACGGTAATCATACACTAGTGAAAATTAAAACAGGGGTCAAAAATAGTCGTAAGTTGGCGATCATTAAAGATTCCTATGCTCATGCATTTATCCCTTTTTTAGCGAATCACTTTGAGGAAATACATGTACTAGATCTTCGATATTATCATTCGGACGTCCTTAGGTATTTGAATGATCAAAACATCTCTGAAGTTTTATTTTTATACAATGTTGCTAATTTTACAAAGGACCCAAATGTGATTTGGTTATCGCAAAGTACATGA
- a CDS encoding DUF4358 domain-containing protein encodes MFGMFICVMVIFTLVGCSGTGSNDDKKDEAATTEVSVKDIMDSVKGQIVQDIKDAGFDDGQTDEEILQSYTETNLVNAKTDNPMTQIFMERTALDKELLAEGLMFNSMFNTNADEIIVLKAKNEKDAETLKASLQKELDAQIQTWERYLPDQYEKVKNNVLKTTGNFVLYVTYDNVDAVEQIFDEKVK; translated from the coding sequence ATGTTTGGTATGTTTATATGTGTAATGGTTATCTTTACGCTGGTGGGTTGTTCGGGAACAGGATCTAATGACGATAAAAAGGATGAAGCAGCTACGACCGAAGTTTCCGTCAAAGACATAATGGATAGTGTTAAGGGGCAAATTGTACAAGATATAAAAGATGCAGGATTCGATGATGGACAAACTGATGAGGAAATTCTTCAAAGTTATACTGAAACGAATTTAGTAAATGCTAAAACAGACAATCCAATGACACAAATATTTATGGAGCGAACAGCACTTGATAAAGAGTTACTAGCTGAAGGTTTGATGTTCAATTCTATGTTCAATACCAATGCGGATGAAATAATTGTCTTGAAAGCGAAGAATGAGAAGGACGCAGAAACATTGAAAGCTTCGTTGCAAAAAGAATTAGATGCACAAATACAAACATGGGAACGATATCTTCCTGATCAATATGAAAAAGTAAAAAACAATGTGTTAAAAACGACAGGTAATTTTGTTCTGTATGTTACGTATGACAATGTAGATGCAGTAGAGCAGATTTTTGATGAAAAAGTAAAGTGA
- a CDS encoding NAD(P)-dependent oxidoreductase, which yields MKMVLFGATGRVGGEVLKLALAEGHEVTVLVRSLEKLAPHDRLTVIQGDVRNAVTVSLAIAGMDVVFSALGTDKTTTLTEAIPHMIKAMKDIEVGRIVTIGTAGILQSKIDPEKLRYEAGDTNRRLTFAAEEHHKVYDMLRLSGLEWTIVCPTYLPDGVAVDGYRTERDLLPGDGKQISVGDTAAFAYSELLQGDNIGFRVGISY from the coding sequence TTGAAAATGGTATTGTTTGGGGCAACTGGCCGCGTGGGTGGGGAAGTTCTAAAACTCGCGCTTGCTGAAGGGCATGAAGTGACGGTACTTGTCCGTTCACTTGAGAAATTGGCACCACATGATAGGTTAACTGTTATCCAAGGTGATGTCCGTAATGCAGTCACAGTTTCGCTTGCAATTGCCGGGATGGACGTTGTGTTTAGTGCGCTCGGTACAGACAAGACGACAACATTGACTGAAGCGATTCCACATATGATAAAGGCAATGAAAGACATAGAAGTTGGCCGAATCGTTACAATTGGGACAGCTGGTATCTTGCAAAGTAAGATTGATCCTGAAAAGTTACGTTATGAAGCAGGAGATACAAATCGTCGGCTGACTTTTGCGGCGGAAGAACACCATAAAGTGTATGATATGCTTCGTCTATCGGGACTTGAATGGACAATTGTATGTCCTACTTATTTGCCGGACGGTGTTGCGGTAGATGGCTACAGAACTGAGCGCGACTTGTTGCCAGGGGATGGTAAACAAATATCCGTTGGTGACACAGCTGCTTTTGCTTACAGTGAACTATTGCAAGGAGACAACATCGGATTCCGTGTTGGAATTTCATATTAG